A region from the Panicum hallii strain FIL2 chromosome 1, PHallii_v3.1, whole genome shotgun sequence genome encodes:
- the LOC112892881 gene encoding uncharacterized protein LOC112892881 — MEAEREGAELTAPPPPAASAAAVSVVFDDDDLLREILLRLGFATTLVRVALVSRRWLRHASHPAFLRRFRRLHPPALLGFYLRELGAWAPRFVPVSRAPELATAIRRAGAAEGHFFISDCQNGRLLVTDFDPTACRHAVLSPLRPARGKAVLPPAPKWSLIWFFLPEKAAGCDDDGAVAVLMLPLGTKAKPQVDLLTSGSGAWVVRRTAVIDLPEPLPPIAYTLPPVEGKVYSLTKCGHILRLDMAAAESCLLQLPDRVSTDNFTLSCGEEGSVLFLIHAEGYLLSIWQLPMTSSDADDWAVVYDKVPVREACSRREDVMVLAVDDNLEFVFLWLRSSAVLMHMHLESRSEKVYDELKVRDGRFLDINPFMMVWPPVFPALRDDDNLDG, encoded by the coding sequence ATGGAAGCCGAGAGGGAGGGCGCGGAgctcaccgcgccgccgccgccggcagcaTCGGCGGCCGCGGTCTCAGTAGTgttcgacgacgacgacctccTCCGCGAGATCCTGCTCCGCCTCGGCTTCGCCACCACCCTCGTCCGCGTCGCCCTCGTCTCCAGGCGCTGGCTCCGGCACGCCTCCCACCCCGCTTTCCTCCGCCGCTTCCGCCGCCTCCACCCGCCCGCGCTCCTCGGCTTCTACCTCAGGGAACTGGGCGCGTGGGCCCCGCGGTTCGTGCCCGTCTCGCGGGCCCCGGAGCTCGCCACCGCGATCCGCCGCGCGGGCGCCGCCGAGGGCCACTTCTTCATCAGCGACTGCCAGAACGGGCGCCTCCTCGTCACGGACTTCGACCCCACGGCCTGCCGACACGCGGTGCTCAGCCCGCTGCGCCCTGCGCGTGGGAAGGCCGTCCTCCCGCCGGCGCCGAAGTGGAGTCTGATATGGTTCTTCCTCCCCGAGAAAGCCGCCGGctgcgacgacgacggcgccgtCGCGGTCTTGATGCTGCCGCTTGGCACGAAAGCAAAACCCCAAGTGGATCTGCTCACTTCAGGATCTGGCGCCTGGGTCGTCCGTCGCACTGCGGTGATAGATCTCCCGGAGCCATTGCCTCCAATTGCGTACACACTTCCACCGGTTGAAGGCAAGGTCTACAGCTTGACCAAGTGTGGGCACATTCTCCGGCTGGATATGGCCGCCGCGGAGAGTTGTCTTCTCCAGCTGCCGGACAGAGTAAGCACAGACAACTTCACGCTCTCATGTGGCGAGGAGGGTTCTGTGCTGTTCCTCATCCACGCTGAAGGGTATCTGCTCAGCATCTGGCAGCTTCCGATGACCAGCAGCGATGCCGATGACTGGGCGGTGGTGTACGACAAAGTTCCTGTGCGTGAGGCGTGCAGTCGTCGTGAGGATGTTATGGTGCTGGCAGTTGATGACAATCTCGAGTTTGTGTTCCTGTGGCTGAGGTCAAGTGCGGTTCTCATGCATATGCATCTGGAGAGCAGGAGCGAGAAAGTGTACGATGAATTGAAGGTACGTGATGGGCGCTTCTTAGATATCAACCCCTTCATGATGGTTTGGCCTCCGGTCTTCCCAGCATTGAGGGATGAcgacaatcttgatggatga